In the genome of Aedes aegypti strain LVP_AGWG chromosome 2, AaegL5.0 Primary Assembly, whole genome shotgun sequence, the window ttgttctacattgAAAACGGTTCTTATAACATTCTATAACGACGGTAAAAGATGTTATAGCCACGCTTACACggcttcatcaggctgtaaaagggtgtgaaacgtcaaacgcaatgtttacatccaacagtTTGTGTAGATTTGCGATCGAGTGAAACTGCTGCTAAAAAGAGTGCGCGATGATTTTCTGTGATTATCCGGCGGAATACAACCCGAAGATCCACGGACCTTACGATCCTGTCCGTTACTACGGCAAGCCGGATACGCCTGGTGAAGTTGATCGAATTGGGTGCTTGGTTTGGCCACCGTGACAAGAACCCAAGGCTGCCGCTAGAGCCGTGCCTTTTGGAGATGGAAACAGAAATACTGAAAACCCAAGCGGCTGGGAATTGCCCCGTTCTTCCAGGTCATCGTCGGCGGAATGATGTTGCCATCAACTGCGGCAAACGGAAGCACCACAGGAACTACAAGTACCATTAAACGAAGGCACCCTGGAAGCAGGGCAGTGAGAAGCGGAACCTATCCATAGTTAATTATAGAAGCGCGATCCGCGGATAATAATTTTGGCAGGATCCGGAGGGTGGTTCCGGCTTGTGGAAGATAGCAATTAGGCATAGATTGGCAGACGGGCAAACAGTGAAAAGCTGCTAATTTTGTTCGGAGAATAAATTACATAATTagcgaaaaataaaatgtgaaaatCTAGGAAATTTCGTTTTTCTGTTAAATGATGGTCACTGCTCCTGAATTGATACTTCGAAAATTAAATATGATATTAATAGAATTGCAATAGATGCatcacaagttgttgttttacagctcACCGCTGTATATtcgctgtataactaacgataaagcgcttcttaattatatattgaacagcataacaaatcatattgaatAGAAGCAGCCGGAATAATAATGGGGACTTTTATTTCACATCATTGGGTTGCTACCTGTTGCTACTatttacggtgttgagttatagcagcaaaagcgataactgacgaagTTTATTCAGCTAATATTTATAGCTGCAAATCGTTTGCgatacagctgtattaacgctaatagTTCTATTTTTGACGGCTTTCAATTTTGCCTGCGTTCGCTGCtttaattcaactgttatacagcacaaagcaaataatcttggcttatagcgctaaaattgttagttgggttggCAGACTATCCGGGAATCGTATATCATGGCTTCTCCATAATAGGCCAGTGACAAATCTCCCGTTTTCACGATACGTGGTGCTCTCCAACAGTTCTCTAGCGCGTGCATCTTCTGCCGATTCTAGGGGCACAGTGGGACAGATTCCAGTATCTTCTAAAACGAATTGTTGTCGGACTATTTCGTTTAACTCTTGATCGGATTGGTGAAGTCCCACGAATGGACGCAAACTAGGTGCCTTCCTACATGGTCCGTAAATCGCCCAACCTAGTGCAATCCTCACTGCGATAGGCTCACCCGGTCTTCCTATTCGACTCTCGATAGGTGCGATTAATTCCAGATTCTGCAGACCAATGAGAAGCTTCGGCTCTGCGTTTCGGAATGACGTTATGGGGATATTGTCGAGGTACTCGAACTGGTCGGATATTTTATCCACTCGCAGATTTTGTTTTGGAAGATTTAGAGCGCTGactgcccaagtaaccacaagcattaaggtattatcgtattttaactttaattcaacgagagcaatgcatcattgcttttattctgcaatatgcgtgcaataatgctttaattccattttGTGAATGCAATGTAGCATTGCTTTATTGTAGCAATGAAATGTGCATTAATGGGTGATATATGGTCACCGCtcaatgcttcattgcatcatcttACTCAATGCTTCATCGCAAGAAAAACGGCAAGACATCAATGCAGTATTTATCGTCGATCCTTCATTCACTCAGGCAAATAGACTTTAGAAATACTTAAatatcccttatgaaaattcgccacaagaaatctggttgaaattcgtagatttgtcttatgagaaaccagaatttggaaacaaaaaaaaaataacatcaacctggaattgaaccaaaaaccttaCGATTGATAGGCCCATGCGTACACCAAACGCCTATCGCCGACTCAATGTGAcaagatgctaaaacgatacataaagcgtgaaGATGAGCCTcacacaatgaaaacaaaacaaaatctcaacagcaaaaGAGCGTTCACCAACTTATTGCGCACTTCACCCCAAATTGAACTATCACGAAATTTGTAGAGTGCAGAAAAAGTGTGATAAGAGTGCACGCTTGCAACGGATCATCTCAACGTATTTCTTGCACTTGTTCCTTGAACCACAAGGAATAAGTGCACTAACTACATTATCGTGATTCGACGTATCCCTGCTACACACTTAGAGGGAGCTTACACACTTGTGATGGGTTAACTTGGAGAGAAATCGACAGTATTTGCCACCGGCAACGAAAGGGCGCTGCTTGAAGTTGCACAATTTCCCGGTCAAGACATGCAGCATCCATGGTCCGGAGGATAGGCGCGGCGAGTCATCGAAAACATCTCACCTaatttgggttcgaatcccaccaatcacacaaaaaaaaacagacaaatAAGTTCGTAAGCAACACTGACCCTGACATCCAacgaacaaaacaaaacaataatatttttgtgtttctatttttgatctttAAATAATGGTGCATTAAATACACTTTGGCTAAAGCTTTTATACGGTACAGACAgtaactatactttagcaattgccaacatagagctaggaaatgtagccgtatttacactttaatagcgcccttttccactttaatactgcattaatgagacatgtaatgcagtatgactttatatgccatattttatagtagcatataaagtgatattgatgcaaCTATATACAGCTGTACGGTTACTTGGGTGTGCGCGCATCCAGCAGTTTGAATTGCTCTTGTCCACCTTGAGCGGAAATCATGAGGTCGACCCGCTCTGATGTACTCTCTTTGCGAGTCACATTTGAGGTCCATGTCAATTCCATCGGTTCCGGAACGCCAACAGCTCCAAGACTTCGTGTTATGCTTGCATCTATTAGGGTGTGCGAGGACCCTTCGTCCAAAAAGGCGGAAGTATCAACACTTCGCGTACCGTTAAAAAGCGTCACTGCTACAACGCGGAATAACACGGCGCTTGGTGCAATGCGATGCGCTTTACAGTCGGCTTGTATGGCAGTTGTCGTCACGTCTCGGTGGAGTAAAGGGTGATGTCGCACACGACAATTCCCTACGTTGCAGTAATATCTGGATTTACAGGCCCAGTTACCATGGTTGGAGAGACATACTTCGCAAAGTCGATTACATTCAATCGCTTCCATGATCGCTTCCCAACGTTCATCTAGACTCATTCGCTTGAAAACCTCGCAATTTCTTACGCGGTGATCGAGTTTTGAACAGATCGGACACGGTTTCCGCGAGGAATTAACGGGCGGAAAATTACCGTTTTCATTATGGGTATGAATATGGGCTTTTTGATTTTGCTTAATCGGTACGATAGATGTGACCTCGCTTGCATCAACTACTAATCTGTCCATAAACTCTCCAAACTCTTTCAAGGACGGTTCAACAAACGCTCGCTTATGTCTAACCCATTCTAGTTTGATAGCCGCCGGTAATTTGTCTACTAGTTCTTCCAGTAGCGTTGGGTTCGTTAAGTGACCGCGCAGGTTTGCAGCTTCTAGGTGATCACAAAGTTGCTGAACCGCCATGCCAAAGTTAATCAAACTATCAAGACGCTCTGGTTTTGGTGCATCCAGACGTCGCACTTTCCCTAATAGATTTCTCGCAAGCAGCTCCGGTCGGCCATACAGTCTTCGAAGGGTTTCTATTATTGAAGGCACCGCATGTGGGAACATTAGTTTGGTAACCATCGCTTCACGTGCTGGTCCTTTGAGACAATCTCTCAATCGAATGATGTTTTCGACTGACGAGTATCCGCATGCAGCATTGGAATCTAGGTAGCTGCTATAAAAAATAGGCCACTCTTCGGGATCCCCCGAAAAGATCGGCAGGTTTTTAGGCCAAAGTTGTCTAGCGGCTAGCTGGTTAACAACTTGGCAGCGCGATTGACTCTTCTTGCTCGTTGACTCGGTTGGCGCATTCATACCCGGGAGTCCCTCTCCGCGAGTCGTTTCTAACTTGGTTTGCTTGGGTTTCTGGTGTACCCTTCGAATTTTTAACCACCGGTGCTTGCATATTACCTTCTTACTCGTTTGCTGACTCTTCCGTAGAATTTTCACTTGCGTAGGATATTTTCCCCTTTCAGCAACATTTTTCTGCACGGTCTCGCTGCGAGTTTGTTGGTCTTCAAGCCATTTCCTTGTCATGGATTTTCCGCTGCGGGAGGTGCACTGGGTGAAGGCTTCACCTTCTACCAGTTGTTCCTCCAGGTCATGCTTCTCCTCCAAATACTGTTCTAGTATCTGCAACTGCTTCCTCGTAATCGCATTTTCCTGCTCTTCTAGCTCTCGTTCCTTACGTAATCGCTCCCTTTATTTCTGTATCTCTCTTCGCTGATTCTCCAGTTTCTGTTCTTCCAGCTTCTGTTTCTCTTCCAGTCGCAGCAGTGACATCTGTGCTAAGGCTCGGGAGCTTTGAGTGCCGGACTGCACAGATGCCTTTACAGTATCAGCTCTTTTCGGAATTCCAGGATGCTTCTTAGGAGTTTTATTGTTGGTCGATGACGCACTAGGCGGTAAGACATCTTTCGGAGCTTCATCATTCGGAACCTTCGCTTTCTGGGCCTTTCCACTTTTCTTGGAGTTAGCAACAGACGACGTCTCCGAAACCATTGGAACTTTAGGTTTAGCAACAGTTTTTCCCTTCCGATTCTTCCCAACATTTCCAACGTTCAATGTAGGTCAGGGGGCAATGGAGGGCATGTTTCGCAACACCAAGGTCTTTTCTCCACTCCTGGCGAAACACCTGCGCAGCCCAGATGATACCAATCTAGGCATGCGTCGCACATCACCATGTTATCACATGCATTCGACCGGTCGCACTTTTTGCAGTCGAATCCATCGTGTTTCTGCGACATTTTGGGTAAATCTTTGAGAATTTGTTCAGATAGATAGAAGTTCCTTGAAGCAGCTTTATTCTCAATGGGCAGCTCAAAGctgaaaacgattttttttatttattataatttcacTTTCAATTCAGTGTAGTTACTTACATTTAGTCTTCCCTTTATCTAAATTTATCCGAAGCTATTTCTTCTCTTATTTCGTCTGGGTAATAGGGGTCAATTCTAGTGATGCAAGGGAATTCATTATTTACTGTTAGATGACGACAAACTTTTTATAATGGTATCTTACCCACTGTTTCTCTTTAAATTCAATACTGCGCTACGTTATTTTAAACTAACGCACGAAAACAGTTTAACTAATTTTGAACCTCAACAGTTAATatataattattatttgaatAGGTTTTCAATATCTGATAGCAATTGTATCGCGAGTCGCACATGTTACTGTTTCTGCCTGTCTTTTATTCCCTACCTGACCTTTCATCGCTGACGTTTGTTCACTGTCAAACTTTTGTCCGACTGTTTCAGGCGATGCAGTGGTACCAGAACAACCTCCATTTAATACTTCTGTGGTTATCCTGGCCGGTCCCCTGGAAAAAACAACTCTAAACTGGGTATTTTTACTCTACGGAGTTTATTGAGATAACACCTATTATCAAAGAACTTACTTGAAAATGCTTTGAGATTTGCTTTTCTTTACCAGAGCACTAATATCAATAATAAACAATCCTATGGAAACGATAGCAACCACAGGTAACCACTAGAGGGGAAGTCACATCAACGAACTCGCCAGCTCGCCGACTGGCCAGCTGTCATTTTCAACCCACCATCCACTGGTTACCACTCcccgcatccactgactgcttagattgttGTACCTTTCttcaatccagctttttacgcttgcTTGCTATAAACTTTGATTCACCCCCTTCTGACATGTTTTGTctacactataatttttatagctGAGTCGTAGTAAGCTTTGCGAGTAATGATTAATTTTATGTTGACAAGGTAACatcaaatatatttattttgttgTTAGCTGGGGTTGAGAGAAAATCTGGAATTATTTCTATTTTCTTATTATATAATAATGGTTCTTACTTTTTAGGTTTAGGTTTGGTGGAAGCATGTGAGAGGAATTGGCAGACACAATGGTGCTTTGAATATTGTGAAAGAACTGCCGATGGAGCTAAGAAAATGGCACTGGAATGGAATTACTTACCGTTTAACTATTACACACTATTGAACGAATTTAGTGTCTGCGTACCTACTGTTCCACATAGAATGTGGAATATTTATTAAATTATACAGTCTTTGGTGCATCCGTGACTATTCCTGACTGTCTTTTTTCGAACTCTTTTGCTCTAAATTTTACATTCATGCGTTCATTGAGAATTAATCGTTTATGAACGTTTTATGAACCATTTAAAGACCCCTCTATATCTTCCTGCATCCCGCCATGAACAATTTTCCGGTAAGTCCCTAAAGGACATACTATGTTTAAGTTATACCATGTCGGTTATACATTGCGTAGTACATAACCAACATAGAcgtagaaaaatgttcgaacATCAAAGATCATTTTTCTCTTGCATACCTTCTCATTCTGAGAAACTTTGGCCAAAACGGCCCATGTTCTCAAGCGTAGTTATATAGAGAAAAAGCTAACTATGTCAAGAAAATCAGTGCGAATCGGCGAGGTCGTTTCTCTGGAATTACAAATACATTAGAAAACACTGTTCATTGGATCATTGACTAGATATCCTTTTTCACAAAAAGTTTACGTGTTTTCTGTACGGTTTTAAGGAAACAAAACTCGACCGAAGCTATCTAGAATTTGTTCCGAATAGTTCAGTCAAAAATGGAGTACAAAATATTATATGTCGTAATTGAAGCTTCAATTCCTTTTTACTAGCAGCAGTATTTTTTCCTTTAGTAAAGTGAAAGGTCTCTCGGTGTCGGGTGCCTAAAATTATATAAAAGGAATGAAGTTACTGCAAATCGGTTATTTATGTTTTAATTTGGGTTATACGAAGCACAGAAAGTTGAACTCCAAAACAAATACGTacagtgaaaattattgacagcTCGATCAACAATTAAAAAAGATTGCCTACTAAGATCATGCTATAAAATATGTAAGCAGGACATttcaaaatcgaatcacccttcgcagttttatagccagcgtaaaaagctggatataccttgaacacaatcttttttgctgagatgttctTGTGACGGTTTGAATGTCTTTCGCATGATCGATGTAAACATAGTGGAattagaaaaaaactcagcaatcacagaaaaagaggACCATCTTCGCAAGTACTccttgtgctgtaaaaatcatcattatgcaacttgttgcgtaaactactaagTGCTACTATTATGCAACACGAACTGTACATGGCGGTAGTGTGAcacgtcaaacacgaagaaaatCGATGCGCGCGCCTTTAGATGTGAGGTTTGCAGCAtagtaaatttgaaatgaattatcGAATGAATGGACGATGGAAATTTCAGTGTTTCGTCCGCTTGTCTGTGATtctattttcaatagaaaaagtCGAAGAATTCGTCCTTATTCTAGAACCCGCTTGAAATGATCAattttgcgtgacgtaatttttACACACTCTTGAAAGGATAACTTCGCGCATTCTTCTTGTGTCAAATCAactcaaaatcaaaacaatcaccTGTAAACAACACTTTCTTCGTTCGGTTCGTTCGGCTCGCATCAGTGTTTAGAATATTTCCGTTATTTTGTTCCTGCCTTCCGTTTCGGTGCATGATTCCGGCCGTCCCACGATGGCCACGTTCAACCTGTCCACATTCCCGGAGGTGTGCCGGCTGTGCCTACAGTCCAAGCATCCGGATGAGCTCGTTTCGGTGGACACCGTGCGGCCGCTGTTCGACCGCACATTGGCCGACCTGTTGGAGGAACTGACCTTCAAGATTCCGACGGTAAGATTACGCGCGGTATTTCAGAGGAATACCAATGAAATAACGAATCATTCTGTTTCTAGAAAGTGGTGCCGTACTTCCCCGGGGAGGTGTGCGCCATGTGCCTGGAGGTGGTCGACTTTTTCTTCAAGTACAAGCAAAAGATGAACTTTATCCATCAGTTTCTGGTGGCATTTGTGGAGGTGAAACTGGGCAGTGATCGCCCTTTGGTGAAACTGTTCAACGATCACAACGATTACTTTTCCATCCTGTTCAAGGATCTGGATCTCTGCAACAAGGAGGAACTGCTCGTGGAAGATATGCTGGGCGAGTACTCGCAGTACAAGATAGCTTCGATGCCAGTTTTTAAGCAGGAGACTGAATTGGAGAGTGCTTCGGAAGAGGAATTGACTGTGGAGCCGgaaagttttgattttgaaattgaagTCTTAGAAGAACACGAGGAGAAAGAATCTGAAGCGTATTTGGCTGAGCGCTTGCTGGAAGAACTAGGGCAGGTTAAGCAAAATGCTGCAGGTGAAAAAGTGGTGGAGATTAAAGCCGAGCCTGTTCAGTCACTGGGCTCTGAGGGACTCGATGATGTAGAAGAAGCGGTATATTCAGAATCTGAGCGAATAGACGACTCATCCGAGAAATACGAAGAAGTTACACAGGATGTCGAAACAATAAGCCAAAATACCGAAGAAATCCTTACAGAAGAGGAGCAGAGTATCGCACGAGCCCCAGTCAAAAAGGTTGATCAAATCGAGCCAAAAGAAATGTTCAAATGTGGTAAATGTAGATACAAGACCCAAGTTAGAGAAGCACTGGTAAAACATAAAAAACTCCACGAAGAGAACGATCACCTGGAAGGAATACACTGTCGCCATTCGTCCTGTTTGAAAGTATTTGCCTCCAAAGAAGACTATCAGAACCATCTCAAAGAAGGCCTCCACAAGCAGCACGTTTGTGACATTTGTGGTGCCTCGCTCAAACACAAACATTCACTGGAAGTGCATCTGGCGCGCCATGCAGGAACGACCCGCTTCCAATGCACCTACTGCTCGTCTTCCTTCTACACGAAAACGGAGCTTCGGAACCACGTTCGGTCAATTCATACCACTGACGAGCGATGGGAGTGTCAAAAGTGCAAATCCGTGTTCAAGAATCGCAAGCTGCTCAACCAACATCTGGAGTCGCACGTGGAAGAACGCAACTTCAAGTGCGACGCGTGTGATTTCGCGTTCAAGACGCTCCAGCATCTGAAGAGGCACATCAGCACGGTGCACAAGGCGGTTCGCTTCAACTGTGTGCACTGCCCGGCGTCCTACGGTCGGAAGGACAAACTGCGGATGCACATGGAAAGGATTCATAATGTAAGTTTGTTCACAAAAGGTACAGGGTGTCtattcaaaataagttttccgATTCCCGAATGTCCAAATTTTGCGATAAGGTTTTCCAGACGTTTGATAAATGTTTATGGTATATTAGATatgtgaactcgtgcatcggtccattcgaCTGCTGGACGCCTACTTTGCCCCTTTGGGGAGCATTCCATACGACAGGTACGTGCTCAGAAGCATGAAGCAAGGGGAGAAGAGTCGGTGGAAAAATTCGTCGACCGGTTCCGCGACTACGGAGGAGCCCTCGACATGCGAATCACGGAACAAGTGTTTGATAACTGCCGTTCCGACGAGCTGCGCGATATAATCGAGAAGACAAAGCTGTTAACAGTACTTGCAATTAATGAAGAAGCTCGTATTCTGGAAACCGTTGATGTCACCGAGATACGAAGCTTTCTTGAATTAGTGAACTACGTCGGTAATTTCATTTCAAACCTTTCAAGCCTATCCGCGCCGTTGCGTCAATGACGGTAAAAGGATTGCCATTCACTTGGACGAAAGAAGTGAAACGTTCGTTTGAAACGATCAAATCTGCTTTGGTGAAAAATGAATATCTGGGTTATTTCAGCCCAAAGAACCCAACTACCTTGATCACTGATGCGAGTAACAATGGGCTTGGAGCGGTTTTGTTACAAAACATGCATGCCAAACTGAAGCTTATTAGCTACGCCAGTAAAAGTTTAAGCAAGTCTGAAAAGAAGTATTCGACGCTGGACAAGGAGGGTTTAACGATCGCGTGGGCTACAGACAGATTCAAGATGTAGTCACAGGGCTGCATTTTACCATATTGACTGACCACAAGCCACTGGTCAATATATTTGGTCAGACATCCACACCTAACCAGCGACAGTACCGATGGGTTCTGAAGATGAAAGCGCACCGTTACAAGATGAAGTATGTTCCCGGTAAGATAAACAAAGACGCCCCTCTATCCCGGCTATCCGAAGTCCTTGGCGGGAAACCATTCGACAGGAACTCAGAAGCAGACCTTTGCGCGGTTGTGGAGGTGAATAAAACAGCTGCAATAACGATGGACGAAATAATTCAACGATCACAAGAAGACGAAGAACTACAAGGTGTCAAAACTGCTTTGCACGATGGAAAATGGATAGGAAGCATAAAAAAAGTACGAAACCCTCCTTCGGAAGAACAGAATAGTCGTGCCACAAGATCTCCGAGAAGCCATCTTGACGCTGGTTTGGTGGCTTGACGTTCGACAATTCAAGAAACTTTTCTAGTCAAGAATTGAGGACTACTTTGTGGACAAGGGAATAAGGCTAACGCAtagatagatttagctcacggtttcgcgcatgttttcgtcgccggagattttttttttcctgttttggagcgtcttgctgggtagtgcttcgtgaaacccaagcaggacagttcggttttgcgtcgtccgatagatttagctcacagtttcgcgcatgttttcgtcgccggagatttttttttttcctgttttggagcgtcttgctgggtaatGCTTCGTGatgccca includes:
- the LOC5571603 gene encoding zinc finger protein 184, with the protein product MATFNLSTFPEVCRLCLQSKHPDELVSVDTVRPLFDRTLADLLEELTFKIPTKVVPYFPGEVCAMCLEVVDFFFKYKQKMNFIHQFLVAFVEVKLGSDRPLVKLFNDHNDYFSILFKDLDLCNKEELLVEDMLGEYSQYKIASMPVFKQETELESASEEELTVEPESFDFEIEVLEEHEEKESEAYLAERLLEELGQVKQNAAGEKVVEIKAEPVQSLGSEGLDDVEEAVYSESERIDDSSEKYEEVTQDVETISQNTEEILTEEEQSIARAPVKKVDQIEPKEMFKCGKCRYKTQVREALVKHKKLHEENDHLEGIHCRHSSCLKVFASKEDYQNHLKEGLHKQHVCDICGASLKHKHSLEVHLARHAGTTRFQCTYCSSSFYTKTELRNHVRSIHTTDERWECQKCKSVFKNRKLLNQHLESHVEERNFKCDACDFAFKTLQHLKRHISTVHKAVRFNCVHCPASYGRKDKLRMHMERIHNIQSYFVCDICVRTFSNAKALAEHKSHHANPMPLECAVCLLVFEDRQAYDDHVCITYRDDYICCGKDLKFHINFNRHMLSEHGVKTNARVKPASGMLVGHVRATRRKGPPHCRMCGKECSTLVQRRKHEANCCAGKRVPLVKISGDRTSRVQQQMVEEMGEEEHLIEDEEHLEDDMVDEELQFVIDEDMDDAAVAEC